A section of the Tenrec ecaudatus isolate mTenEca1 chromosome 15, mTenEca1.hap1, whole genome shotgun sequence genome encodes:
- the LOC142427886 gene encoding AMMECR1-like protein, whose translation MGKRRCVSPLKPKLAAASGTHSHGNQSTTVTASISGPPKNKQHVDSNHGRENVSDLTLGPENYPITRMNPTSGALSPLPWPNGTANTTKNLVVTAEMCCYSFDVLYCHLYGFPQPRLPRFTNDPYPLALMDSRFPPMTREELPKLFCSVSLLTNFKVASDYLDWEVGVNGILIEFISEKGIKCTATYLPEVAKEQDWDQIQTIDSLLRKGGFKAPITSEFRKTIKLTRYRSEKVTISYAEYVASHQHCFQNGTLHAPPLYNHDS comes from the exons ATGGGAAAAAGACGGTGtgtctctccactcaagcccaagTTGGCAGCAGCAAGCGGAACACACAGTCACGGGAACCAGTCCACAACTGTGACCGCCTCTATTTCAGGACCTCCTAAAAACAAACAGCATGTGGACAGCAACCATGGACGGGAAAATGTATCGGACTTAACGCTGGGGCCTGAAAATTATCCAATTACACGAATGAATCCCACATCAGGAGCGCTGAGCCCTCTCCCCTGGCCCAACGGAACTGCCAACACCACCAAGAACCTGGTGGTGACTGCAGAGATGTGCTGCTACAGCTTTGATGTGCTCTACTGTCACCTCTATGGCTTCCCACAGCCACGACTTCCTAGATTCACCAATGACCCCTATCCACT TGCACTTATGGACAGTCGATTTCCCCCAATGACGCGAGAGGAGCTACCTAAGCTTTTCTGCTCTGTCTCCCTCCTTACTAACTTTAAGGTTGCCAGTGATTACCTGGACTGGGAGGTAGGGGTCAATGGAATTCTAATTGAATTCATCAGTGAAAAGGGCATCAAATGTACAGCCACATATTTACCTGAGGTTGCTAAAGAACAAGACTGGGATCAGATCCAGACCATAGACTCATTGCTCAGGAAAGGTGGTTTTAAGGCTCCAATTACCAGTGAATTCCGAAAAACGATCAAACTCACCAGGTACCGAAGTGAGAAGGTGACAATCAGTTATGCAGAGTATGTTGCTTCTCATCAGCACTGTTTCCAGAACGGCACCCTTCATGCCCCACCCCTCTACAATCATGACTCCTGA